In Glycine max cultivar Williams 82 chromosome 10, Glycine_max_v4.0, whole genome shotgun sequence, the DNA window GTTGATTTCttgattaaaatttttgtttatattccaTCCTTGCGATTATTTGATGTGGTAGGATGAATGTTATTATCACACTTGCGACTAAAGTTAATTTCTCTGCCTAAACTCCCACTTCTTTTCTATGGGTTCATTCATATCATTATGATTCATGTCTTCTTTTTTGGCTGCCACGAAACTTTTGTAGATTCCTTTACCCTCAATTAATGTTTCATATGCATGCACATTATGCAGGTGGTTCAAAGATAAAACAAGGGGCTAATATATTGAGAGGGAAAAGCCACACGGAATAATATTGGCTGTGAAAAGCTTTTCTTTTTGTGTATTTACAACGCACAATAGGGTCGACAATACGAAACAAACCAGCTAACATAcgcataaaaaaattgtacataaacaaaaggaaatgatctctctctctctctctcattcactCACTTCTCAATTATTTAACCATATAATATGATTCATTATATACCGCAATAATTTTTACATGGTGTCACACCTTGCATCATTTGATAGATGTTTACCTACCTTACTTCTCCCCCTACAACTCCCACTCTTCAACATCAAGTACTAACATACCCTTTTAATTTTCTAGcttatcttttccttttactttctcttttcccttttaaaTTATAGTATGCGCTATGAACATATTCTACTGCGGCGGTATATTAATAACTTCAAAgcaaactattaaaaataaagaaacaaggaaagaaaacacaaaaatggtgATAAATGcgcttataaataattaattattcggGTCCCAATCTTTGGCATTATATCTTACCTTGATCCATGTCATCCGTTCAATAATTGAGTtctaatgattttttgtttcgCGGTTCTTCGTATGCATATAATACACATATACGTATTTATCATTTCAacgaaattatattttaataagaaaattgtaTTTTCATGGCCATTgacattttcctataaaaaaaatatggtccTTGATATTTAAGCCAAATAATTACTTAGAAGATCTTAGAGGTTAACAAACTGAGCcaaatcgtttttttttttttttttctcatcctTCATTTACTAAGTAATATGTCTAGTCTCCGTAACCCAAAAACTGTACCACCAGAGAGGAAGACACTTACAATTTCATGTGCATAGAGAGATAGACAAAGACTAAccacatgatatatatatatatatatatatatatatatatatatatatatatatatatatatatatatatatatatatatatatataatgtagtttattttatttttacatgtttATACTTTTAATACCTTGTGATCTTATAGGAATTCAACAAAGTAAATATTCGTATTCATACTTTAAAGAGTCATGTATCATTAATCAGGTTAATTCTCATTTATAAATTCAtgaaattgataatattttatttaattaaaagacaaATTATAGATTTTAATAAATGGAAattgatataatatttatatatattaacttaaaatatatttttaaaaggggcttatattttttactatatttttcttaaagaatgagacgtgttatatattttaaccaatttttaaaataattttaactaattatgtatgtatttttacgatttaaatattttcttttggaaTTCCATgtaactaattatatatttttcataatttaattttttttttcttctaaatttagAAATATTTGTACAATTGTATACTTGGTCTTTACTTGTATGGAAGACGAACTGAACAAAACGGTCATTTCGATTCAAGTTCAATTTCTAAAAACATACAATTTTCTTTTCAGGTAAaatgccaaaaaaataatattggctCATAAAGTCTACCACGTTGAAGCACGTTGTGGGGTCATTACAAGTTAATGGTGAAGTCTTAGatccaaaaaaatacaaaatataaaaataaagctcACTTTATCACCTTCTCCTCTTTTACATCTAATATCTAATTGGACATTTATTCacattgaagaagaaaagggaagAATTGACTCAATAACTATATAGTTAGTGATAACCATTGAATGTACAATCACCTCATATTGTACACACCGTAGCCGATGGTCCctaatacaaattttaataattggtGAAACATGAGGCGTtagaagataattaattattgaaaaattcaTTCTATTTATTGTGTTAGGTCGTAGCTAACTGAATTTGTCACCGGTTACTTCCCTTCATGAATGGTCTTTGCCTTCACAAAGTGACCTACATCTACGATCTATCTAACCAAAAGTAATTAATTCATATCATATAAGAAGACAATTAATTCATCAGCTTCAACTAACTTGACcaaaattagtaaaatactAACGAATGCGTTTCCTTTAAATATTATggataaagaaacaaaaaaaaacatttaatatttactttcttaaataattgaaattatttactaaaatatgaaatagattttaattagtaatctttacaaaaaagaaaaggacacctGATAACAACGCCTAATTagtattaatttcttaactacAAGCTTgaatataatcaaaattaaaatgtcttgtaagaaaattatttttgaaaatattcttaaaaaatacatttgttaaaattaagttaatctAATTGTAAAATATccttcataaataatttattaaactaATTGAGAAATGcaaaaataagttaataatgtgaCTATGGGTTTAATTTTAGTGCATAAACTGAACAATCATAAGAGATCATTCtagatataaattataagatatttgttttattcatcGTATCTCTTCTTAgtggttttcttaaaaaaattctagGTTTAGacatatttaattcaatttcacaGGCATTATAGGGATGTGGTAAAAGCACCTAATGATAAGTACAAAAACAATTGAAAGTATATCCCCCTGAGGCCTGAAGGCTAAGGTCATTATACAGCCGTTAAAGGAAACTTGGGACTGAGAgttgtatgattaattaatgGTCAATGATATCCATCTCAAGGGGGGCAATTAGGTAATTTCAATTTATCCTTTGCCACTGAAATCCAAAAGCCCCCAATAAGCAAAGCTGACCTACATGGCCCAACTTATCATCTACATCGTCCCTATCTGCAGGCTGTTCCCACTActacatatattaaaatttttcaaaaatatatatgatatacgTATAGAaaagaatttattaatattaatattattattatcttttccatttttatcattattattttctccTTTAAAGGATCCATGTTATAATTTTATCCCTTcgcttttcttttgctttttccaGCACTTACGTATAACACACATTAAGAGAGAACCCCAAACCAAAGCCACTCATCTCTGTAATATGgtgtgttctttttttttagagtcgatgaaaaatgaaaaaaaataaaaaataggcgAAGATTCCACAGCCctaatcaacaaaaataaaataataagaacaaTAATAATCATACACACATACAGCAAGAAAAAGTTAAGTGAGGCTGAATCAAAGgctaatatttctatttttctatgATGAAATTGACAGATCCCACCacctaaaaataaacaaatctaTTATATTCAACCCTCCCAAAAGGGTCCCCTTCTCCATGCGCATAATAAAACCCCTGAAAGACGATACTATTCCCTTTATTTTCTGATatattccctttttcttttctttctcaagcTGCTGTAATATTGCTTACCTAGCTAGCTAGGTAGGGacatctctctctctttctatctATCTATGGAGCTTGGAGACACTACCACAGTGATGGAAACGTCGTCCGGTGAGGCTGTGGCGGCGCATGGCGGTGGCGAGGTGATTATGATGGATGCGAATTCCGGTGAAGAAgagaataataatcataataataaaggaaaattaGAAGagggtggtggagaagaagaagaaggtgacAATAAGATCAACAACTCATGCGGTGGAAACAGATGGCCCCGCCAAGAAACTTTGGCTCTCTTGAAGATAAGGTCCGATATGGATGTTGTGTTTCGAGATTCAAGTCTTAAGGGTCCACTTTGGGAAGAAGTTGCAAGGTACACAACACACATATAACTATATAATTCACTATTCATGTATGTTTATTTTCtggtttttgtgtttgtgtgcCTCAGCTTCTCCTCCATCTTTTTCTATTcagctttttcttttcactttgttTTGCTAGCTTCTTCAAGATCATGCATGAAGATTTATGAGTTCGTTTTCAATTTCCAAACCAATCAGTTTGTGAAACCCATTTGTTGTCagtggatttttattttttattttaatgaattatttgGGAGGCTAGGGAGGGAGCGGGGGTaccttattataatttatattttctagtatacataattagatatataataattatttaatcatacTCCTAGATTCCGTAGTAATAAGATTACCCAGATGCCATTCAAATCATTCAGCTGAAATCCTTTGGGAATAATATAACGAGTCCATATATAGTTGCAACAAATCATGTTGTGATGACAGAGTTAAACATGTATTCTGCAGGATTTGctcaatcaaatttaatttgttgaGTTTATCTTCTTCTTAATTTCTTGGTTTCATCCCTTCATATGATCGGTTGATTTGTGTACGTCTTATTTATTGTTCAGTTCTCTTTTAGGTATTAACTACCATCATGTTTTTATTAGTACGGCAAGACCGTCTAAAATTTTACCTTTCTTTAAGTGAAAAGAAGtagctttatttttttgttttattttcactgTTTCCAATTTTCAATGGATATATATGATGATGATCATAAAATTTGatcattctctctctttcttctctctctctctctattatATATGTGTAGGAAACTATCAGAACTGGGTTACCACCGAAGCGCTAAGAAGTGCAAGGAGAAATTCGAGAATGTGTACAAGTACCACAAAAGAACCAAAGAGGGCAGAAGTGGGAAACACGAGGGAAAAACCTACAAATTTTTTGATCAATTACAAGCTCTTGAGAATCAATTCACAGTCTCTTCTTACTCGCCAAAACCACAACCCACTTtggcaacagcaacaacaacaacaaacacaatAACATTACCACCCCCAACCAGGCCAAGTGCCATAACACCAATCTCTTATGTCACCACCACTGTTCCGTCCACAAACCCTACAATCATATCTCCTTCACCACCACAACCACCAACCAATGCCACCACGACAACCACAATCACTTCTCCAACAGTAGTAACCAACCCTAGAAACCCTCCAcaacccaacaacaacaacaacagcaataaCATCCCTTACTCTTTGCCCAACATGAACAACCTCTTCTCAACAACTTCAACTTCTTCTTCCACGGCCTCGGATGAGGACTTGGAAGAGAAGTACCGTAAGAAGAGAAAGTGGAAGGACTACTTCAGGAGGCTCACGAGGCAANNNNNNNNNNNNNNNNNNNNNNNNNNNNNNNNNNNNNNNNNNNNNNNNNNNNNNNNNNNNNNNNNNNNNNNNNNNNNNNNNNNNNNNNNNNNNNNNNNNNCCCTCAACAACCACCTCCACAAAAAGTTACAATAGTACAACCACCACCACAACAAGCTCCACAACCACAAGCTCCATTGGTGTTGTCAAATAGTGACAACATggagattcagaaaatgaataaTGGTCACAGTGTTGTTACTGCTACTGTTACTGCTACTGCTACTCCTACTCCTACTACTACTTTCGTTGCTGCTGCTACTGCTATTACTACTACTCCTTCTTCATTGAGTTCTTTATCTTCTTCTAGGTGGCCAAAGACAGAAGTTCATGCTTTGATAAGACTGAGGACAAGTCTTGAAACCAAGTACCAAGAAAATGGACCAAAGGCTCCATTGTGGGAGGATATATCAGCAGGAATGCTGAGGCTCGGGTACAACAGGAGTGCCAAGAGATGCAAAGAGAAATGGGAGAACATCAACAAGTACTTCAAGAAGGTCAAGGAGAGCAACAAGCAAAGGCGCGAGGATAGTAAGACATGTCCCTATTTTAATGAACTTGAAGCTTTATACAAAGAAAAGAGCAAGACTCAGAACCCCTTTGGCGCTTCGTTCCACAACATGAAGCCACATGAGATGATGGAGCCATTGATGGTGCAACCCGAGCAGCAATGGAGACCTCCCTCTCAGTACGAACAAGGTGCAGCGAAGGAGAAcaataataatgaaagaaaagaaagagaggaggaggaagaagatgaagaagaagaagaagaagaagaagaggatgaAAATGAAGAGGGAGATCTAGAGAGtgtggaagatgaaggaggTAACCGTTATGAGATTGCGACAAATAAACTTTCTTCAGTGGACACCGTTGAATGAGACAAGATAAGGAAGTTTCTGATTGGATGgagagttttaattttaattttaattttaattttaattttaatatatatttttttcttcttctgggggatggatttttaattattatgtaagttgattttaatttttccaaAATTGGGGTTAGGAGATGTCACTGAAAGGGCATGATGATGGCACAAACACCGGCACTATAAAATTCAATTCTTTAATAATGAATGACCCATCTAAAAGCATGGTGGTGCAGAAGCAGAAGCAGAAGCAGAAGCACAAGGTACCTATCTGACACACTTTCTGATCATGGGCCAGCTTAAAAGCAGATCATTGGAGCTGTGGGTCACATTCCGGCCGCCATGAACTGGGATCAGAGATCGTTAATTAACACTAAGAAACAACAGTTCACATGGGCCAGCAAAGCAGAAGCATAGCTATAGTGGGTGTACATGTTTTTGCGCTCATAAATTTATGTGTAAAGTGTAAATTGaagatgagagagagagagagagaaaaaaagaatacgAGGTCCCATAGCAgtttaatgaaatgaaataaaataaaaaagtcacaTGCATGATGCAACTCTTGTAATTTTCCTTTACTTTCATTATATATCACGGAACCACTGTGTGGTACTGCTTTCAATTTCTTCTTTCAAGTTTTAATTAGTTGTGTGAGATTGTTTAATAGTAGTATATAGCTGGTAAGgagaaatttgttattttttcaccATTGACTTTACAACCCATGTAATGCTGTAACTGCAGAGAAAAATGTTGAGTTTGTTGAGAGGGGATAAGTGGTTTAGTGACAAAAGATAGGACACATTAAATATGGGTTTAGCTTGGCCAGGTGTCCATTGTTGTCAATTAATGTTAGCCAGCttacattttgttttgttgtcaaGTAAAGAGTTATTCATTCAGTTTAAAGAATTAttcataatttgaatttaagattttatttaaaaggattaaatttaatattattcagATGAatgatttattgataaaataaattgtaatttaaaactttttaagataatataaattattaattttcaatcatATATTATCATATGCAAGAAGagataatattaattactatttttaattaacaaaagaaaTGATTGcaaggaaaatatataaaataaattgatgctacaataagaaattttaaaataatatattgattatatttcttaaacatagataaaaagaaatagagagtcgaagtcattttttttattaaaaatatcacatttGATGTTATCAATGCATTTTTACcatattattaacaaaaatatatatctatcaATATCTTAAATGTTGTTTTTAGGTATTCACGAGAATACCGTAAGCAttaatcctttaaaaaattagtatgtGCAAGCTagggtttatatatataaaggaataACTCCTGTATTTTTTGGTGCTGAGGAATAATTcctgtataaaattaaaaatcaatcaatgccgcttttatttattatataaaagtagTGTCAGCAGAACCCCTCTATTCTCCTCTTCCCATCTTGCTAGCTACTTGCTACATACAACATGACAACTTTACAAGAGCCATCCTGTTCAGGTACCACAGGAAGGAATCTTATTACTCATGTCCTCTAAAAATCAATTAAGCTATTcaattataatattctttttccaTGTTAGTCCGTGTTGACTTTGATACATCAATTATATATTGGGATTCTCCAGATCAACATGTTCATTATTGGACCCGTGCGGAGGTTGAAAATGCTATTCACCGTAAAACATAAGGAACAAATTAACAAAGAATACGTAAGTAATGTTGATGATTTCTATTATCCCTTGATTAACAAGATACATCTCAGGAGCACAAGGAAAAGGATTTtcgtatttttttcataaaatatatttcaaaaaaaaaaattgctaccaataaaataaactatatataggagtcaatattatatataactctATGCATGACTATATTCGAGTTGACGTTGAaactttttaatagtaaatttgCTTATAATTGGGGGTGATGAACAATTTCAATGTCCCCATGAGAGATCAACAAATAACAAGTAGATGGAGAAGGCCCAACTTAAAAGTTTAGAAACAACTAATTGGCTAGTTTGGGGAGATttttagtattaattttttaaaatgtgaaacCAATAACGACCATTTTTTagtgtttaaaatttaattttaattttttctctaatttttaattttaaaataaactcatttaaaaaaaatttcaatcctATTTAAATTAGTCCGAAGGTGAAATTGTAATATGGTAACAATAATAATGATAGTGACAATgtcaataacaataacaatgtaCATAGTTGATGATGATAGTAATGACAGTACTAAGGTTGATAGTAATGATTGACGATGGTAGTACTTGTGACAATAATAATGATGTCAATCACAACAACACTGATCATGCATATGGTGCCAATAATGATTTGTGGGGGTATTAGTTGTGGTGGTGTTAATGGTAGCTGTGATAATAAGGGTCATGGTCAGTTATAGAGAgactgtttttttaaaatttaatgaattaataaattattttttctttattttgaaaataaatataaaagtattttaaaattattctaaaaatcattttagctcaatttgtataaaatacatgttttcttttaaaaaatatatttaaaaacaaaaaaaaacttacaacttCCCCAAATGACCtcaaaattttagaataatgTTAGTTTGAATACACTTTGATGGTcctacaaataaatttaaaagaaaaaaatagtattttatcggtgtacttaatatattttttctttattacttCTTCAATCatgattgaatgataataaaaaaattattcttatattaCAAACACTATGATTTTGTAGTAGAGTGATGATATATTTGTTTATCTATGCTCACTAATATTTGgtgattttctctttatatatgaAAGGAGAATCAATATTGAAATAGTTTGGTCAATTTAAGTGAGGTTAACACAGTGTTTTTCACAGTACTTGGgagttttaaaacttttatcattaactaaatagtttattttcaaactattatttatcattaagaTTTATAGTGATGATCAATTaagattttattatgtattcgttaatacttatgtttttttttttacagcaagTTAATACTAATGTTATGCTTTCGAAAAAATATACATACTCATAATCAAACTCTAGACTAGCTAATGACAATAGCTAATAAAAACACATGCAACTTTGACTCCCCTTTATATTCCATACTAAAACTAGACAATCCACACAGCTTttgtgattataaataaaaaatcttagcTGTTCCTCTTCCCAGCATGAAACTCATCTATCATAGATATTATTTGTCCCCCACCCATGCACGATAGAACAAGCATCAGGATCCAAGTTGAGTTGTAAAACTAGAACAGGAGATAATGGAGCATGCCTTCATAAACATCAAGCTACATCCTCCACAACTTAATTAAAATCACCCTAAATATTTCTTACTTGAGTTTTTGTGACATCAATGTAGATTCCTAAACACGTAACCTAATTCATGAACCACAGAAAAATACATGGTATTAATTGGATCCTTTTGATGTCTGCCACCTATATATGCACACTTTAAACGGACTTGTTTTTAGTACAAAGGGAACCAAACCATCATCCACCACGTCTTTATATACCTAGCTCGTCACTCTTCAGCAAACCTTCAACTGAGAAAAGTAATGCCATATTCCAAAGGTCAAGAGGGATCTCTTTTTGAAGAAGACTTTCGTCACTTTTTTCTATCTTGCATGTCCCTTCACAAACCAAATTTAGAATACAATTTATGTATGACTTGATTTTGAGAGGTCTTACCTAATAATATTTCTGCTCATTTTATTCGGTTTAGTTCTTTATTCAAAAGGGAAAAAATCGTGTCCTATATTCTTCATCTGTTTTGTATTTGTGCTTTGGTCCATTTGAATAATAATGTGTTAAAATTCCATTtcctaattcattttttattttattgtaattaaaaagaGATCGATCGAACGTCATCAATATTAATGAACGTACAGGTAATCCGTCATATCAAAGCATTAAGATTAGAGTAAagcaataacttttaatttatggCCTCAAATACGTATATGACTAtctatttaagtaaaaaaaaaaaaaacgatattGTTAACTTGAAATTGTAatgggtgattttttttttaaagtgaagtcatgaacaaaaagaataacTTCTGAAGTTGTGATTCGAGCCTTAAaacttttatactattttttttctttactttattttttggcTAAATCTTATATCATGAATAATTGAAATATAactcaatattaattaaaaataataatcagaaGTTTATGTCAAgcccaaaattaaattaaattagattaaaGATCAGGTTAAATGATGTTTAATGTTCACGACTTTGGTAAAAGAAATTCGATAATGGCTGCTATAATGTCGTTgttaatatttatgatttatcatgtttctatcatttttaaaaaaattcaagttacatcaaattgttaaattaaaataaagacaacGCACCAATTGATTTAATATTAAAACCCATATATATCTTATCAtggcaaaaataatattaaaacatgAGTCGTTTTCAGATAATCAAGATATACTTTATTAAACATAATCCTTGCTTACTTATAGATCCCAAAGTCGTGATTAGTTTTAGTGCCCCTAAAGTGTGTTCACATTCTCTTTTATTAAGCTTTGAAATTCTCCCATTACTTGACAAAACGACGATTTTGTGACCTTGAAAAAGATTACTTAGTGACTAATGATGATAGCTAAAGTTAATGACAGGGACACGCGTCTTTTCTCTAGTTTTGTCAAGTGATTACCACATTCTGCCAAAAGATAAAAACCTAGACAGATACCCCAATTTGGTCTCTTGAAGCTGATCATATCACTGTTGGACCACAATATATCCGTATAAAAATTATACCTTAGTGGATCTGCAAGAGCATCTGATTTTGGACTTGATGCTTCTACCTTCAATCTTGTccaaattgataaaaattatatatcaatttaTGTCAGAATCAAAGTCGTGCGCGtgctaatcaatatttttctaGTTATAATACTACTATAGTACTAATGTATCAAAATTGCATCATCTTAGAAAAATTGATAGTCTAAATGTATGATAACAACAACTTAAAGCTAatctatttgttttaaaatcgcTTAATGATATGCATCCTTTTCAAACGACTCCCGCATGCGTCCTAATTAAGTGGCTAcatataaattgttaatttgactTTCTATCAAAAGTGATTGAACCCATAATTCATGGAGCCAATCCAATTTGACAAAGTGCTGGCTAAATGTATTTATAGGTCTTACACGAAACCTATGGATTTGATCTCTGgtcttctttttaatttctctttgaaGAAATTGTCTACATTTAACTTGAGATTAATCCACAGAAATTAATCCAAAATCTTTAGGATTGAGATCGTTACCctatttaattagtattttattgaattatttaaaagaagTTTGTTCGAAGCATTGCCCCTCTGAGGTTCTCTAGAGAtggatataattatatatatatatataaatgtgtgtGGTACAGAATCAAGAGAACACCTATGCTTTAGTTGAATTTCAAAGCAGGGGGATACAAACAAAATCAAAGCGATATGACTTACATTGTTCAAAtgcaatttgtttttaaatggtTTCTCCCACTTGAAGCATAAatgtgaattatttttttttttttttgacaaactgATTCATGCTATTATTCTTGTGGTCCTGAGCAATGCATCCGAAGACCATATGGGCACCTTTGAGGGAGTCCCTGCTACCTTGCTGGTTGTAATGAAACCGTGGCTGCACCTTGGAGATTAATTCCGCAACATTTGTTTACAAATTTCTTTAGGTCTTTTTCAAACAGTAGTGTTTAGAAGTCAATCATAGATTCTCAAATCTCAAACATATACTCGTTCTATATCAAAGATGCTTTGTGTGTTGATTGCAAGCACCTGCCGCCTGCACTGTAAAATGTTACTGTGTCATTCAGGGAAGAATAGTAGCTGTGTTATATGCTTATtacatacttttattttcgCATGTATGATTGATAAATACTATGAAACACTAAATATGAATAtctcttctaaaaaaaattagcctATTCCTTTAAAGTTTAGAGTTAGACCCAACCCCCTTAGAAATGATTACATACTAATCTTTACGATATACAATGgataatataatattcattCATAAGTATGTTTGAGCCTTCCTAAACCCATCCTAACAAGACCATAATAAATACCAATAAAAGAATACaataattcaaacaaataaatagactagcaattattataaatgtGCTTGTGTATGTATTCATCCTAACATGAACATAATAAGTACATGTGTTGAAAAGTTGTTTTACAAccttcaaaattatgtttgagaCAATAATAACATAAGTGTTACTTTCAACAACTTACATTTGACACCAGCAAACAATCCCCCAACACATGTTTTAAATactcaaaaagaaaatattcaaataactcAAATAAGTGTGTGTGGGTTAACTTTTCTTCTCCTACTAATATTGACTTAGGTCAACACTTGCGGTTTTAGAGTGCCTCAAGGTTATTTGGACATAAGAGAgccattatataattattattaaataaaataaatataaattatttttacattggtATTTATATTTTCTGACTCTAGAAAAATTAAAGTCACCCAATGGAAATAACTAGCTGTAAAAAAACTACAGTCTTTTTGGTAGGTATGAAATTAGAGGAAGGGAATAGATGAAAATTATTAGGCTTATTTGGTGGAGAAGATTTTGAAgagaattaatattaaaattgatgaaatttactgtattattttttatctgtttttacttatttctttttttaatttttttaatcaaacaactttcttttctatttt includes these proteins:
- the LOC100780577 gene encoding trihelix transcription factor GT-2, translating into MELGDTTTVMETSSGEAVAAHGGGEVIMMDANSGEEENNNHNNKGKLEEGGGEEEEGDNKINNSCGGNRWPRQETLALLKIRSDMDVVFRDSSLKGPLWEEVARKLSELGYHRSAKKCKEKFENVYKYHKRTKEGRSGKHEGKTYKFFDQLQALENQFTVSSYSPKPQPTLATATTTTNTITLPPPTRPSAITPISYVTTTVPSTNPTIISPSPPQPPTNATTTTTITSPTVVTNPRNPPQPNNNNNSNNIPYSLPNMNNLFSTTSTSSSTASDEDLEEKYRKKRKWKDYFRRLTSPQQPPPQKVTIVQPPPQQAPQPQAPLVLSNSDNMEIQKMNNGHSVVTATVTATATPTPTTTFVAAATAITTTPSSLSSLSSSRWPKTEVHALIRLRTSLETKYQENGPKAPLWEDISAGMLRLGYNRSAKRCKEKWENINKYFKKVKESNKQRREDSKTCPYFNELEALYKEKSKTQNPFGASFHNMKPHEMMEPLMVQPEQQWRPPSQYEQGAAKENNNNERKEREEEEEDEEEEEEEEEDENEEGDLESVEDEGGNRYEIATNKLSSVDTVE